In Dromiciops gliroides isolate mDroGli1 chromosome 4, mDroGli1.pri, whole genome shotgun sequence, one DNA window encodes the following:
- the SMIM29 gene encoding small integral membrane protein 29: MSNTTAPSAPRAASDSLVGYVLGPFFLITLVGVVVAVMMYIQKKKRVDRLRHHLLPMYSYDPAEELHEAEQELLCEVGDPKVVHGWHSSYQHKRMPLLDVKT; encoded by the exons ATGAGTAACACGACAGCACCCAGTGCCCCAAGGGCTGCCAGTGACTCCCTGGTGGGCTACGTGCTTGGCCCCTTCTTCCTCATCACCCTAGTAGGGGTGGTGGTGGCTGTG ATGATGTACATCCAGAAGAAGAAACG GGTCGACAGGCTCCGGCACCATCTGCTGCCTATGTACAGTTATGACCCAGCTGAAGAATTGCATGAAGCTGAGCAGGAGTTGCTATGTGAGGTGGGGGATCCCAAG GTGGTCCATGGTTGGCACAGTAGCTACCAACATAAACGGATGCCCCTGCTGGATGTGAAGACATAA
- the LOC122755975 gene encoding extensin-like isoform X1 translates to MPGPGNITLGWGQRRPKQSASQGSSKNPTPTPSPRWEGIQGWPPYSSSPTHTFPPLQLVHTPSLVLGNPRAPGHPLPQSHFPQKAPAQLPPPPATQAPPDSTGPSSLNWGTISRLQYP, encoded by the exons ATGCCAGGACCAGGTAACATCACGCTGGGATGGGGGCAACGCAGACCTAAGCAGTCAGCTTCCCAGGGCAGCTCCaagaaccccacccccaccccgagtCCCCGCTGGGAAGGTATCCAGGGCTGGCCCCCATATTCATCAAGCCCGACCCACACATTCCCGCCTCTCCAGCTCGTGCACACGCCCAGCTTGGTCCTGGGGAACCCCCGGGCACCTGGGCATCCCCTGCCCCAGAGCCACTTCCCTCAAAAGGCACCTGCTCAGCTTCCCCCACCTCCCGCAACCCAAGCCCCTCCGGATTCAACGGGGCCCAG ctccttaaattggggcactatttccaggctgcagtatccctag
- the LOC122755975 gene encoding extensin-like isoform X2, with the protein MPGPGNITLGWGQRRPKQSASQGSSKNPTPTPSPRWEGIQGWPPYSSSPTHTFPPLQLVHTPSLVLGNPRAPGHPLPQSHFPQKAPAQLPPPPATQAPPDSTGPRLTE; encoded by the exons ATGCCAGGACCAGGTAACATCACGCTGGGATGGGGGCAACGCAGACCTAAGCAGTCAGCTTCCCAGGGCAGCTCCaagaaccccacccccaccccgagtCCCCGCTGGGAAGGTATCCAGGGCTGGCCCCCATATTCATCAAGCCCGACCCACACATTCCCGCCTCTCCAGCTCGTGCACACGCCCAGCTTGGTCCTGGGGAACCCCCGGGCACCTGGGCATCCCCTGCCCCAGAGCCACTTCCCTCAAAAGGCACCTGCTCAGCTTCCCCCACCTCCCGCAACCCAAGCCCCTCCGGATTCAACGGGGCCCAG gttaacagaatGA